Sequence from the Deltaproteobacteria bacterium genome:
GACGGGGGCAACAACACTTGCTGTCGCGGCACCGCCGCCCCGTCTTGCGCTTCGTAAATATAGACGCGGTTTGCCCCCTCGAACGCGAATGCGAACTCGTGCTGCACGGAGGCGGCGCCGACATCGAGGTCGCCGCGCGCGAGGCGGCCGGCGAGCTGGCCGACACTCCACCCGTCCGGTAGCGCCGCCATCCCGTCCCCCAGTTGCATCTGGTTGCCGAACAGCACGAGCAAGTCGGAGTTGATCTCGCCGGGCCGCGCCACGAGCGGCCACAGCTGGACCTCGAAGCCGGCGAGTGCGGGAACTTCAAGGGACAACGGCTGATACGCCACCGGCAGAAGCGTTCCGTCGGATTGCCCCAGCAGGACGAACAACCCGGTGAGGATCGGCATGACGACGTCGAACCGGCCGTCGCGGTCGAAGTCGACGAACTGCGGCGGACCCGTCGGCCGGCGGGTGACGATGTCGCGTTCGGTCGGGAACTCGCCGGTCGCCGTGCCGTAGCGGATCTCGATCGCGCTGCTGCCGGCGCCGATGAGGTCCGCGTTGCCATCGCCATCGACATCGCCGATGCCGAAGAACCTGGCGTCGAACCGCCACGGCGATCCCGGCGCGCGGTCGAGCGCGCCCGACGGCCGGCGACACACGCCGTCGGCGCCGCAGCCCCATCCCTGGGGGCAGGTGGCGCCCGACTCGTCGCCGCACACGTACTGGCATGCCTGCGCGGTCGAAGGGGCACCACACGCGGTGCCCGCACCGAGGGACGAGTCGGTCACGCCGTCGCAGTCCTCGCCAGGTTCGAGCACGTTGTTGCCGCACACGCCCTCGGGGATCGGCGGAAGGTCCGTACACCCTAGCCAGCCGATGGCGGCAATCGTGAACACGTAAGTTCGCATGAACGGTCGGCTCCGTCGCCCCGCGCCGCGGGGACTACTTGAATGGGTCCTCGATTGCGTCCCGCCCGCGCTTGGTCGACTTGGGGGGCCGGCGCCGCGGCGGCTTCTTCTTGAGACGGACCTCGATCGCCGCATCCCGGTCCGGCGTGACCTCTGCCGTCACCGTGCGATAGCCGGCCGCCTTGAACGTGAGGACGACCGGCCGGTCCCCTCGGGGCAGTTGAATCGGGCCGGGAGCGACGCCGACTGGACCGAGCGGGCCGAACACTTCGGTGCCCGGGGGCGGCCCGGACACGTCGATCGTGACAATGGCCGGGATCGGCGGCGCTGCGTCCGGTACGGCCGACCGACGCGACGCCGCGGCGTCGGGAGCTGCCGGCGGCGCGGTGTGGGCCGCGCGCTCGACCGCGGGATCGGGAGGCGGTACGTCGTCTCCCGACAGTGCCATGTACACGACAGTGCCTGCGGCGACCGCGGCGACGACGGAGCCGACGACGACCGCAAGCCGGCGCGAGCCCCGGTGCCGCAGCGCGGCCAGCTCCGCCGCAGTGCTCCCGTTGGGCGACGCCGGCGCCTGGGGCCCGGCCGGACCGACCGACGCATCGAGCGCGACCGTCGGCGCCCCCGACACGGGGGCTGGCGCCGACGCCGGCGGGCGCGGCGCCGACATCGGCGGCGTGGTCGGCGCCGCGTACGCGCCCGTGGGCTCCGGTTCGGTCGACAGGCGCACGCCGGCACTCCGCGCGGCGTCCTCGAGCGCGCGGACCGCGGTCACCAGGTTCGGCGGCCGCTTGGCCGGGTCCTTTGCGAGCATCCACAACACCGCGTGGTCGACCGACGCCGGCAGACCGGGGTGGCGCGTCGACGGCGGATCGGGCTCCTCGCTGATCTGCTTGAGGAGGATCTCCATGTAGTCCTCCCCGTCGAACGGCAGCTCTCCCGTCAGCATCTGGTACGTGAGGATGCCGAAGGCGTAGATGTCGGTCCGATGGTCGACATCGCGACCGCGACATTGCTCGGGCGACATGTACGCCGGGGTGCCCATCGGGGCGCCGGTGCGCGTTCGGTGTTCGTGCGGCTGCTGCTGGCCCAATAGCTTCGCGATGCCGAAATCGAGCAGCTTGGGGAACACCGTGCCGTCGGCGTCGCGCGCGAGGAAGATGTTCTCCGGCTTGAGGTCGCGGTGCGCGATGCCCTTGGCGTGCGCGGCGTCCAGCGCGCGGGCGAGCGCCCGCAGAATCGGGATCGCTTCGCTCAGGTCGATGCGGCCGCGCGCCTCGAGGTACTCGTCCATCGGCTCGCCGTCCAACAGCTCCATCACGTAGTAGTGGCGGCCGTCGTCGAGCTGTCCGAACGAAAAGATGTCGATGATGTTGCGGTGGCGGATCTGGTTGACCGCGCGTGCCTCCGAC
This genomic interval carries:
- a CDS encoding VCBS repeat-containing protein translates to MFTIAAIGWLGCTDLPPIPEGVCGNNVLEPGEDCDGVTDSSLGAGTACGAPSTAQACQYVCGDESGATCPQGWGCGADGVCRRPSGALDRAPGSPWRFDARFFGIGDVDGDGNADLIGAGSSAIEIRYGTATGEFPTERDIVTRRPTGPPQFVDFDRDGRFDVVMPILTGLFVLLGQSDGTLLPVAYQPLSLEVPALAGFEVQLWPLVARPGEINSDLLVLFGNQMQLGDGMAALPDGWSVGQLAGRLARGDLDVGAASVQHEFAFAFEGANRVYIYEAQDGAAVPRQQVLLPPS
- a CDS encoding serine/threonine protein kinase, producing the protein MGATECAPGAEPSATGRASIAAEAVVTGTGDMPYSGTDDADLEPGQTVGEYVVEEKLGEGGFGTVFKAVHPVIGKQVAIKVLARQYSVQREMVSRFVSEARAVNQIRHRNIIDIFSFGQLDDGRHYYVMELLDGEPMDEYLEARGRIDLSEAIPILRALARALDAAHAKGIAHRDLKPENIFLARDADGTVFPKLLDFGIAKLLGQQQPHEHRTRTGAPMGTPAYMSPEQCRGRDVDHRTDIYAFGILTYQMLTGELPFDGEDYMEILLKQISEEPDPPSTRHPGLPASVDHAVLWMLAKDPAKRPPNLVTAVRALEDAARSAGVRLSTEPEPTGAYAAPTTPPMSAPRPPASAPAPVSGAPTVALDASVGPAGPQAPASPNGSTAAELAALRHRGSRRLAVVVGSVVAAVAAGTVVYMALSGDDVPPPDPAVERAAHTAPPAAPDAAASRRSAVPDAAPPIPAIVTIDVSGPPPGTEVFGPLGPVGVAPGPIQLPRGDRPVVLTFKAAGYRTVTAEVTPDRDAAIEVRLKKKPPRRRPPKSTKRGRDAIEDPFK